One genomic window of Gracilinema caldarium DSM 7334 includes the following:
- the motB gene encoding flagellar motor protein MotB, with product MAKKKKQSEGGGGAPEWIVTYSDMVTLLLTFFAALFNVSEVDEVQLQQMISSLNNIGMGAMEGGATLTAGRNADLGNTIMSLPSMEKGKSLSTAKKKATSLFAPEVKSNKVKVTTDERGLVISLASDAFFAPASAQVNIEETRDILLRLGALLNSEDLQGRKFRIEGHTDSTPVDPAGPWASNWELSTARSINVLKYLTDIGVEEKRFQVAGFADTVPIASNDTPEGRAYNRRVDIVILDEGHL from the coding sequence ATGGCAAAAAAGAAGAAACAGTCAGAGGGCGGTGGCGGTGCTCCAGAATGGATTGTTACCTACTCAGATATGGTTACCCTTCTGCTTACCTTTTTTGCTGCTCTCTTTAATGTTTCGGAGGTTGATGAAGTTCAGCTCCAACAGATGATTTCTTCTCTTAACAATATCGGAATGGGAGCAATGGAAGGCGGTGCTACACTGACCGCAGGAAGAAATGCGGACCTTGGAAATACCATCATGTCTCTTCCTTCCATGGAAAAAGGAAAATCCCTTTCTACTGCAAAAAAAAAGGCAACCAGCCTTTTTGCTCCCGAAGTAAAATCTAACAAGGTAAAGGTAACCACCGATGAACGGGGACTTGTCATAAGCCTTGCTTCAGATGCTTTTTTTGCTCCTGCCAGCGCTCAGGTGAATATTGAAGAAACGAGGGATATTTTACTTCGGCTGGGTGCCCTATTGAATTCTGAAGACCTCCAGGGAAGGAAATTCCGTATCGAAGGCCATACCGATTCCACTCCTGTGGATCCTGCTGGTCCCTGGGCATCGAATTGGGAACTTTCCACAGCTCGTTCTATTAACGTCCTCAAGTATCTTACCGATATTGGAGTAGAAGAAAAGCGGTTTCAGGTTGCAGGTTTTGCAGATACAGTTCCTATAGCTTCGAATGATACTCCTGAAGGAAGAGCTTACAACCGTCGTGTTGACATTGTGATCCTTGATGAAGGGCATTTATAA